A window of Selenomonas ruminantium subsp. lactilytica TAM6421 contains these coding sequences:
- a CDS encoding DUF116 domain-containing protein has translation MTDSTQKNKPKNFKLPGRHKKRLFIGILLLTTVLASMLLYGIWYIARLGLAEIAAPLPLIVGGFFILISVGALLAIFNMVLAVKGWPYLPFLQRQNYELINLLFPIAVQVARIFGIGKRQLEGSFIATSNLMFNRMGIRVPADKLLVVTPHCLQLATCPHKITRDPHNCKRCGGCDIGSLVTLADEMGFHFFVATGGTLARQIVYNTRPKAVLAIACERDLMSGIQDVYPLPAVGVLNIRPNGPCYNTHVDMEEVRAQLEKIIIPKEQDNG, from the coding sequence ATGACAGATTCTACCCAGAAAAATAAACCGAAAAATTTCAAACTGCCGGGCAGACATAAGAAACGGCTGTTTATTGGCATCCTGCTGTTGACTACGGTGCTGGCATCAATGTTGCTTTATGGTATCTGGTATATTGCCCGGCTAGGGTTGGCGGAGATTGCCGCACCCTTGCCGCTGATTGTAGGGGGCTTTTTTATCCTCATCAGCGTCGGGGCCTTGTTGGCAATCTTCAATATGGTGCTGGCGGTGAAGGGCTGGCCTTATCTGCCCTTTTTGCAGCGGCAGAATTATGAGCTGATCAATCTGCTCTTTCCCATAGCGGTTCAAGTGGCCAGAATCTTTGGCATCGGCAAGCGGCAACTGGAGGGTTCCTTCATTGCCACGAGCAATCTGATGTTCAACCGCATGGGCATAAGGGTGCCGGCGGATAAACTGCTGGTGGTTACGCCCCATTGCCTGCAGTTGGCCACCTGCCCCCATAAGATCACCCGGGACCCGCATAATTGTAAGCGCTGCGGCGGCTGCGATATCGGTTCGCTGGTGACTCTGGCCGACGAGATGGGATTCCATTTCTTTGTGGCGACGGGGGGGACTTTGGCCCGGCAGATTGTCTACAATACCCGGCCCAAGGCGGTGCTGGCCATTGCCTGTGAGCGTGACCTGATGAGCGGCATTCAGGATGTCTATCCTCTGCCTGCTGTGGGGGTATTGAATATCCGCCCCAATGGTCCCTGCTACAATACCCATGTGGACATGGAAGAAGTCCGTGCCCAATTGGAGAAGATCATTATTCCCAAGGAGCAAGATAATGGATAA
- a CDS encoding FHA domain-containing protein produces MQGAAMAIKVARVALEYGMLLWLIYFTVSLSKKMFGEVKQELKKQKRPVVKQNEAVLTVVEATEESLSGRRFAFQDEITIGRGAENDVIIPENFVSHRHATIFLHGAQYVIEDLGSVNHTYVNGQMLEGKAYLKPNDEIRIGMVTLKFER; encoded by the coding sequence ATGCAAGGTGCAGCAATGGCCATAAAAGTGGCAAGAGTAGCACTGGAATATGGCATGCTTCTGTGGCTGATCTATTTTACGGTCAGTCTGTCGAAGAAAATGTTCGGCGAAGTGAAACAGGAATTGAAAAAACAGAAGCGGCCAGTGGTGAAGCAGAATGAAGCCGTATTGACGGTGGTGGAAGCCACTGAGGAAAGTCTCAGCGGGCGGCGGTTTGCCTTTCAGGATGAGATCACCATTGGCCGGGGCGCGGAAAATGATGTGATCATTCCGGAGAACTTTGTATCCCATCGTCATGCCACGATATTTCTTCATGGTGCCCAATATGTGATCGAGGATCTGGGCTCTGTGAATCATACTTATGTGAATGGGCAGATGCTGGAAGGGAAAGCCTATCTGAAGCCCAATGATGAGATACGCATTGGCATGGTTACCCTGAAATTCGAGAGGTGA
- the fmt gene encoding methionyl-tRNA formyltransferase: protein MKKFRVVFMGTPEFAVPCLAALHEQCEVIAVITQPDKPRGRGQKMMPSPVKAWAVEHDLPVYQPQKIKTEEFTVKLEEMKPDLMVVVAFGQILSQRILDIPEYGCINVHASLLPRYRGAAPMQWCVINGEEKTGVTTMFMDAGLDTGDMLLKAEFPIGEDTTLEEVHDGLMGMGAQVLMDTLAQLSDGTLQRTPQPAESNYAPMLTKTTGQIDWSKTAQEVHNLVRGLNSWPGAYTSLDGAKYKIWRTRRTGERSAAPAGTIVKADKKAGLFVAAGDEVLEILELQAPGKKKMRAADYLNGHGFADGACFS from the coding sequence GTGAAGAAATTTCGCGTAGTTTTCATGGGCACGCCGGAATTTGCCGTGCCGTGCCTGGCGGCCCTGCATGAACAGTGCGAGGTCATCGCCGTCATCACCCAGCCCGATAAGCCCAGAGGGCGCGGCCAGAAAATGATGCCCTCGCCGGTCAAGGCCTGGGCGGTGGAACATGATCTGCCGGTCTATCAGCCGCAGAAAATCAAGACGGAAGAGTTTACCGTCAAACTGGAAGAGATGAAGCCGGATCTGATGGTGGTGGTGGCCTTTGGCCAGATCTTGTCCCAGCGGATTCTCGACATTCCGGAATACGGCTGCATCAATGTCCATGCGTCCCTTTTGCCCCGCTACCGCGGTGCGGCACCCATGCAGTGGTGTGTGATCAACGGGGAAGAAAAGACCGGCGTGACCACTATGTTTATGGATGCCGGTCTGGATACGGGGGATATGCTCTTAAAGGCCGAATTCCCCATCGGGGAGGATACGACACTGGAAGAGGTTCATGACGGCCTCATGGGCATGGGCGCCCAGGTGCTGATGGATACACTGGCCCAGCTGTCTGACGGCACGCTGCAGCGCACGCCGCAGCCGGCAGAATCCAATTATGCTCCCATGCTGACGAAAACCACCGGTCAGATTGACTGGAGCAAAACGGCACAGGAAGTGCATAATCTGGTGCGGGGCCTCAATTCCTGGCCCGGTGCTTATACCAGCCTGGATGGCGCCAAGTATAAGATCTGGCGCACCCGCCGCACAGGCGAGCGGTCAGCTGCTCCCGCTGGTACCATTGTGAAAGCGGACAAAAAGGCAGGCCTCTTTGTGGCTGCCGGGGATGAAGTGCTGGAGATCCTGGAATTGCAGGCTCCCGGCAAGAAGAAAATGCGGGCGGCTGACTACCTGAACGGCCACGGCTTTGCGGATGGCGCATGCTTCAGCTGA
- the rsmB gene encoding 16S rRNA (cytosine(967)-C(5))-methyltransferase RsmB has protein sequence MDKAREIAIKILNEVHEEGAYANVALARHLRKAELSDQDRRFVTELVYGAVKAGDTLDWILRRYVNRPLKKIPTMVREILRLGLYQIFYLDKVPASAACNTAVELAKKYSHAGTVKFVNAVLRTAVREPEKAAFPEGKGKATEGLALKSQHPYWLVKRWVKQFGFEEAEKLCAFDNGQPVLSVRTNTLKTDRAALLTALQEAGAEVQESQWTPEGIRVTSHGALDDLAPLQEGLCQVQDESSMLVAHVVDPQPGELIIDCCSAPGGKTTHMAALMKNEGRIVAGDIYEHKLTRIEENAQRLGIDIIETNLIDAREIGEEYEDMADRVLVDAPCSGLGVLRRKPDARWNKSAEEIAALPPLQGEILDSAAKALKAGGVLVYSTCTIDRSENDEVVEAFLARHPEFTLEQTGAFLPHKREDMMVQLYPQRDGTDGFFIARMRKAKG, from the coding sequence ATGGATAAAGCGCGGGAAATCGCGATTAAGATATTGAATGAAGTGCATGAGGAAGGAGCCTATGCCAATGTGGCATTGGCTCGTCATCTGCGCAAGGCGGAGCTTTCCGACCAGGACCGCCGCTTTGTGACGGAACTGGTTTACGGTGCTGTCAAGGCCGGGGATACCCTGGACTGGATCCTGCGCCGTTATGTGAACCGCCCCTTGAAGAAAATCCCGACCATGGTACGGGAAATCCTGCGGCTGGGACTTTATCAGATTTTCTATCTGGACAAGGTACCGGCATCGGCGGCCTGCAATACGGCGGTGGAGCTGGCCAAGAAATACAGCCATGCAGGCACGGTGAAGTTTGTCAATGCCGTGCTGCGTACCGCGGTGCGGGAGCCGGAGAAGGCGGCCTTCCCGGAAGGCAAGGGCAAGGCCACAGAAGGTCTGGCCTTGAAAAGCCAGCATCCCTATTGGCTGGTCAAGCGCTGGGTCAAGCAGTTCGGCTTTGAGGAAGCGGAAAAACTCTGTGCCTTCGATAATGGCCAGCCGGTATTATCCGTGCGCACGAATACGCTGAAGACAGACCGTGCAGCTTTGCTGACAGCCCTGCAGGAAGCCGGGGCCGAGGTGCAGGAAAGCCAGTGGACACCGGAGGGCATCCGTGTGACGTCCCATGGCGCTTTGGACGATCTGGCGCCCCTGCAGGAGGGCCTTTGTCAGGTACAGGATGAAAGTTCCATGCTGGTGGCCCATGTGGTGGATCCCCAGCCCGGGGAACTCATTATCGACTGCTGCAGTGCCCCCGGCGGCAAGACCACCCATATGGCGGCACTGATGAAAAATGAAGGCCGCATCGTGGCCGGGGATATTTACGAACATAAGCTTACCCGCATCGAGGAAAACGCTCAAAGGCTGGGCATTGACATCATCGAAACGAATCTGATTGATGCCCGGGAAATTGGCGAGGAATACGAGGATATGGCGGACCGGGTGCTGGTGGATGCGCCCTGTTCCGGCCTGGGGGTACTCCGGCGCAAGCCCGATGCCCGCTGGAATAAGAGCGCTGAGGAAATCGCTGCCCTGCCACCGTTGCAGGGGGAAATCCTTGACAGTGCCGCCAAAGCCTTGAAAGCTGGCGGAGTGCTGGTCTACAGCACATGTACCATTGACCGGTCAGAAAATGACGAGGTGGTGGAGGCTTTTTTGGCCCGTCATCCGGAGTTTACCTTGGAACAGACCGGTGCTTTCCTGCCCCATAAACGGGAGGACATGATGGTGCAGCTCTATCCCCAGCGGGATGGCACGGATGGATTCTTTATTGCGCGGATGCGCAAGGCGAAAGGATAA
- a CDS encoding peptidoglycan D,D-transpeptidase FtsI family protein, producing MSDWKLKRQILQVGAFLLLMVAVLSLYIGYLAVWKGQELAENPLNMRSAAAKADIIRGTILDAHGRVLAQTQNDGKRSYPLGSVMAQVTGYNGENIGSAGLEGHANRELLGLTADMTRLGPISQLLQTDRGNDIKTTIEADAQQAAFDGLNGRKGAVVVLDADTGAVLAMVSSPSYDPNNVEANWKAMSQQADGPLLNRTVQGLYPPGSTIKPLIADAALTEGVTNEQEIFDCSGVLDVGGGHSIRESHGEVHGKVDLRKALTESCNVTFGTLGMRLGDDKLKKSFTRFGFDQSIGGEIVMTSSHLPDFGTLGAGDQAQTAIGQSTLLVTPMHMALLASAFAHGGTVMKPYLVQEVVTPGGMVVHSTTPEKWLTVTTGEMAAKIHSYMEDVVTKGTGKAAQVSGVEVAGKTGTAENPQGEDHAWFIGSAKLRNRNIAFAIIVENGGGGGKVAAPIARKIILSLQN from the coding sequence ATGTCTGATTGGAAATTAAAACGGCAAATATTGCAAGTCGGCGCTTTCCTGCTCCTGATGGTGGCGGTGCTTTCCCTTTATATCGGCTATCTGGCCGTTTGGAAAGGGCAGGAGCTGGCGGAAAATCCGCTGAATATGCGCAGTGCAGCCGCCAAGGCTGATATTATCCGGGGGACGATCCTGGATGCCCATGGCCGTGTGCTGGCCCAGACCCAGAATGATGGCAAGCGCAGTTATCCTTTGGGCAGTGTGATGGCTCAGGTGACAGGCTACAATGGGGAGAATATTGGCAGCGCCGGTTTGGAAGGCCATGCCAATCGGGAACTTTTGGGCCTGACGGCGGATATGACGCGCCTGGGGCCGATTTCCCAGCTGTTGCAGACCGACAGGGGCAATGATATCAAAACCACCATTGAGGCTGATGCCCAGCAGGCGGCCTTTGATGGCCTTAATGGCCGCAAAGGGGCTGTGGTGGTGCTGGATGCCGATACAGGGGCAGTGCTGGCCATGGTCAGCTCGCCCTCCTATGATCCCAATAATGTGGAAGCCAATTGGAAGGCCATGTCCCAGCAGGCGGATGGCCCGCTTTTGAACCGTACGGTGCAGGGACTCTATCCGCCAGGCTCCACCATCAAGCCCTTGATTGCAGATGCGGCCCTGACAGAGGGCGTGACCAATGAGCAGGAGATATTTGACTGCTCCGGTGTATTGGATGTAGGCGGCGGCCATTCCATCCGGGAAAGCCACGGGGAAGTCCATGGCAAGGTGGATCTGCGCAAGGCCTTGACGGAATCCTGCAATGTGACCTTTGGCACCTTGGGCATGCGCCTCGGAGATGACAAGCTCAAAAAGTCATTTACCCGGTTTGGCTTTGACCAGTCAATCGGCGGAGAGATTGTCATGACCTCGTCCCATCTGCCGGACTTCGGCACCTTGGGAGCTGGCGATCAGGCCCAGACGGCCATTGGCCAGAGTACCCTTTTGGTAACGCCCATGCATATGGCGCTATTGGCTTCGGCCTTTGCCCATGGCGGCACGGTGATGAAGCCGTATCTGGTGCAGGAAGTCGTGACTCCCGGCGGCATGGTGGTTCATAGCACCACGCCGGAAAAATGGCTGACGGTGACCACCGGGGAGATGGCAGCGAAAATCCATAGCTATATGGAAGATGTAGTTACCAAGGGTACAGGCAAAGCTGCCCAGGTCAGCGGCGTGGAAGTGGCTGGCAAGACCGGTACGGCAGAGAATCCCCAAGGGGAAGATCATGCCTGGTTTATCGGTTCGGCCAAATTGCGCAACCGCAATATTGCCTTTGCCATCATCGTGGAAAATGGCGGCGGCGGCGGCAAGGTGGCTGCACCGATTGCCCGTAAGATAATCTTGAGTTTGCAGAACTAA
- a CDS encoding Stp1/IreP family PP2C-type Ser/Thr phosphatase: protein MNKLQQVYKATDVGLVRKGNEDNLAVFDAVYAVADGMGGEAAGEVASQMLVDTVRQELSGRENIDAGAMQAAILSANDAIRHYVGEHPGCEGMGTTATLLHIDEGKGRAYWAHVGDSRLYLLRPGQAQLEQLTQDHSYVEDLVREGTITREEAKRHPQRNMLTRAVGAMENLLVDTGELAVAQGDTLLLATDGLMKHMTDEEITRLLQQGAADPAQILVQTALNAGGRDNVTVVVVSLT, encoded by the coding sequence GTGAATAAGTTGCAGCAAGTTTACAAAGCCACCGATGTTGGTTTAGTGCGCAAGGGCAATGAAGATAATCTCGCCGTTTTTGATGCGGTTTATGCTGTGGCAGACGGCATGGGCGGCGAAGCTGCCGGCGAGGTGGCCAGCCAGATGCTGGTGGATACCGTGCGGCAGGAATTATCCGGCCGGGAGAATATCGATGCCGGTGCGATGCAGGCGGCTATCCTGTCTGCCAATGATGCCATCCGTCATTATGTTGGGGAACATCCCGGCTGCGAGGGCATGGGCACTACGGCTACCCTGCTTCATATAGATGAGGGAAAGGGCCGGGCTTATTGGGCCCATGTGGGCGACAGCCGCTTGTATCTGCTGCGTCCCGGTCAGGCTCAGTTGGAACAGCTTACCCAGGATCATTCCTATGTGGAGGATCTGGTGCGGGAAGGCACCATAACCCGGGAAGAAGCGAAACGTCATCCCCAGCGCAATATGCTGACCAGGGCTGTGGGAGCCATGGAAAATCTGCTTGTGGATACAGGTGAGCTTGCCGTGGCACAGGGGGATACGCTCCTGCTGGCCACGGACGGACTGATGAAGCATATGACGGATGAAGAAATTACCCGGCTGTTGCAGCAGGGAGCAGCAGATCCTGCTCAGATCCTGGTACAGACGGCTTTGAATGCTGGCGGCAGGGATAACGTAACCGTTGTGGTGGTGAGCCTCACATGA
- a CDS encoding FtsW/RodA/SpoVE family cell cycle protein: protein MKNWGLLTAPLGIFLCGMTILYLKMQGAMQKVTNNTLQDPLTYVPYLIIAVFLTIIIQLVVIRRKLDTFILPIILMLVSIGLVEIARLKPTLLLRQLQWLCIAMLVMFLVIRLWPKIRQMLNYPYLLGIGCVILLGLPLVFGTEIGGSKNWLVLGPVSLQPSEFGKIVLLFFLASYLSDHRKVLTLPAHKILFLRLPPLRFIAPLICIWGMAVLMFVVEKDLGSALLFFGMAVLMTYMATGSKSYVFLALAFMGIAAAASYAMFGHVRVRFDIWLDPWADPNGMAYQVVQSLFAIGTGGLWGTGFGFGHPGFIPEVHTDFIFSAIVEELGLTAGLMLIICYALLFWRGIKGALRLKNTTEALLMAGCGVLILLQMFIIVAGVTKFLPLTGITLPFVSYGGSSMVSSFILLAMLLSLTKEQKNV, encoded by the coding sequence ATGAAAAACTGGGGACTTTTGACGGCACCGCTGGGGATTTTTCTCTGCGGCATGACCATTCTTTATCTGAAGATGCAGGGGGCCATGCAAAAAGTAACCAACAACACCTTGCAAGATCCTTTGACTTATGTACCTTATTTGATCATAGCAGTATTTTTGACCATCATCATCCAGCTGGTGGTTATCCGCCGCAAGCTGGATACCTTCATCCTGCCGATTATCCTGATGCTGGTGAGCATCGGCCTTGTGGAGATTGCCCGGCTGAAGCCGACACTGCTGCTGCGGCAGCTGCAATGGCTCTGCATTGCCATGCTGGTGATGTTTCTGGTCATCCGGTTATGGCCGAAAATCCGGCAGATGCTGAATTATCCTTATCTGCTGGGAATTGGCTGTGTCATCCTCTTGGGCTTGCCGTTGGTTTTCGGCACGGAAATCGGCGGCAGCAAGAACTGGCTGGTCTTAGGGCCGGTATCCCTGCAGCCCTCGGAATTTGGCAAGATCGTATTGTTGTTTTTCCTGGCCTCGTATTTGTCTGACCACCGCAAGGTACTGACCTTGCCCGCCCATAAGATCCTGTTCCTGCGCTTGCCGCCCCTGCGTTTTATCGCGCCCCTGATCTGTATCTGGGGCATGGCGGTCCTGATGTTCGTAGTGGAGAAGGACTTAGGTTCGGCGCTGCTGTTTTTTGGCATGGCGGTGCTGATGACCTATATGGCCACGGGCAGCAAATCCTATGTGTTTTTGGCCCTGGCCTTTATGGGGATTGCAGCGGCAGCCAGCTACGCTATGTTCGGCCATGTGCGGGTACGCTTTGATATCTGGCTTGATCCTTGGGCTGATCCCAATGGCATGGCCTATCAGGTGGTGCAGTCCCTCTTTGCCATCGGCACCGGGGGGCTTTGGGGCACAGGCTTTGGCTTCGGTCATCCCGGCTTCATTCCCGAGGTGCATACGGACTTCATCTTCTCTGCCATCGTGGAGGAGCTGGGACTGACCGCCGGGCTCATGCTGATCATCTGCTATGCCTTGCTGTTCTGGCGGGGCATCAAAGGCGCCCTGCGGCTCAAGAATACCACGGAAGCCCTGCTGATGGCGGGCTGCGGCGTATTGATTCTTCTGCAGATGTTTATTATCGTGGCCGGTGTGACGAAATTCCTGCCGCTTACCGGCATTACCCTGCCTTTCGTAAGTTACGGGGGCAGTTCCATGGTTTCCAGCTTTATCTTGCTGGCCATGTTATTATCATTGACCAAGGAGCAGAAAAATGTCTGA
- the rlmN gene encoding 23S rRNA (adenine(2503)-C(2))-methyltransferase RlmN yields the protein MTNLFGMTLEELQAALAPCKVPKYRAKQIAEWLYQRGAADFDAMTNLPKNLRSELAEKFTIGRPKIKARLDSQDEKTTKFLLEFADGIAIETVLMRQPYGNSICVSTQAGCNMGCAFCASTLHGMARNLTCGEILSQAVVINDMLREESGGKVDTMVIMGSGEPLMNYEEVVKFLRLVHESYTLGLGYRNITLSTSGIVPGMYQLAEEGMPISLSVSLHAPNQELRSEIMPINRKYPLQDVVAAAKNYADKTKRRVTYEYILIDQLNDGEKQAKELTALLHGQLASVNLIPINPVVERNLLRPSKARIDWFEGYLASHHVNVTVRREMGTDIQAACGQLRNKHLQDKK from the coding sequence GTGACGAATTTATTTGGCATGACCTTAGAGGAATTGCAGGCGGCCCTGGCTCCCTGCAAGGTGCCGAAATACAGGGCCAAGCAGATCGCGGAATGGCTCTATCAGCGCGGGGCGGCGGATTTTGACGCCATGACCAACCTGCCCAAGAATTTGCGCAGCGAGCTGGCGGAGAAATTCACCATTGGCCGCCCGAAAATCAAGGCCCGTCTGGATTCCCAGGACGAAAAGACCACGAAATTCCTGCTGGAATTTGCTGATGGCATTGCCATTGAGACGGTGCTGATGCGCCAGCCCTACGGCAACAGCATCTGCGTGTCCACCCAGGCCGGCTGCAATATGGGCTGCGCTTTCTGCGCCTCGACGCTTCATGGCATGGCCCGGAATCTGACCTGTGGGGAGATTCTCTCCCAGGCGGTGGTCATCAATGACATGCTGCGGGAAGAATCCGGCGGCAAGGTGGATACTATGGTGATCATGGGCAGCGGCGAACCCCTGATGAATTATGAGGAAGTGGTGAAGTTCCTGCGCCTGGTTCATGAGTCTTATACGTTAGGCCTGGGATATCGCAATATCACCCTGTCCACATCAGGCATTGTGCCGGGCATGTATCAATTGGCTGAGGAGGGGATGCCTATTTCCCTGTCGGTGTCCCTGCATGCGCCTAATCAGGAACTGCGCTCGGAGATTATGCCCATCAACCGCAAATATCCCTTGCAGGATGTGGTGGCGGCGGCGAAGAATTACGCTGACAAGACCAAGCGGCGGGTGACCTATGAATACATTTTGATTGACCAGCTTAATGATGGGGAAAAACAGGCCAAGGAACTTACGGCACTGCTGCATGGCCAGTTGGCCAGCGTCAATCTGATTCCCATCAATCCCGTGGTGGAACGCAATCTCCTGCGGCCATCCAAGGCGCGGATTGACTGGTTTGAAGGTTACTTAGCCAGCCATCATGTCAATGTGACCGTGCGCCGGGAAATGGGCACGGACATCCAGGCAGCCTGCGGCCAGCTGCGCAACAAGCATCTGCAGGACAAAAAATAA
- the def gene encoding peptide deformylase: MALLEVLKAGNPVLKRVSEPVERIDKKLKKLMDDMAETMYENDGVGLAAPQIGRNIRLVVIDCQDEHGLLELINPVITFKEGEVVDTEGCLSVPEIYGEVKRAAKVKVEFTNRRGKRQHLTATGLLARCIQHELDHLEGQLFIDIATSVHRGNQS; this comes from the coding sequence ATGGCATTATTAGAAGTGTTGAAGGCGGGCAATCCCGTCCTGAAGCGGGTATCGGAACCCGTAGAACGTATCGATAAAAAACTGAAGAAACTCATGGATGACATGGCCGAGACCATGTATGAGAACGACGGTGTCGGCCTGGCTGCCCCGCAGATTGGGCGGAATATCCGTCTGGTGGTCATTGACTGCCAGGACGAGCATGGTCTGTTGGAGCTCATCAACCCCGTAATCACCTTCAAGGAAGGGGAAGTGGTGGATACGGAAGGCTGCCTCTCCGTGCCGGAGATCTACGGTGAAGTGAAGCGGGCGGCCAAGGTCAAGGTGGAGTTCACCAATCGCCGGGGCAAGCGTCAGCATCTGACGGCCACGGGACTGTTGGCCCGCTGCATCCAGCACGAGCTTGACCATTTGGAAGGTCAGCTCTTTATTGACATTGCCACCAGCGTCCATAGGGGGAATCAGTCGTGA
- a CDS encoding FhaA domain-containing protein, producing MGIGKLESFLENHIEGFFNKKFSSDLEPVELSKALEKEIARQGKGKAGRQVPNQYVFFLSREDYQRLCAKRIIEELYGVAEKQVILQDYTMPGKLTILCQADGEKQRGIFELKARFTEEGEAQAVCEEPNTLVLTKPAFPGSKQPLNLPQDRKIVSLKVVEGPDIDAYLEFGETQIYIGRREKNEFILTDTKASRLHAWIAYENHRHVLYDAQSTNGTFVNGEPVESLCLCAGDEIQIGETVLIYEVI from the coding sequence ATGGGTATTGGCAAATTAGAATCCTTTTTGGAAAATCATATCGAGGGATTCTTCAATAAGAAATTCAGCAGTGATTTGGAGCCAGTGGAGCTTTCCAAGGCGCTGGAAAAGGAGATTGCCCGGCAGGGCAAAGGCAAGGCCGGACGGCAGGTGCCCAATCAATATGTCTTTTTCCTCTCCCGGGAGGATTATCAGCGGCTCTGTGCCAAACGGATCATCGAGGAGCTATATGGCGTGGCCGAAAAGCAGGTTATCCTGCAGGATTATACGATGCCGGGCAAACTGACGATTCTCTGTCAGGCCGATGGGGAAAAGCAGCGGGGCATCTTTGAGCTCAAAGCCCGCTTCACCGAGGAAGGTGAAGCGCAAGCAGTCTGTGAAGAGCCCAATACGCTGGTGCTGACCAAACCGGCCTTCCCCGGCAGCAAACAGCCCCTGAACCTGCCCCAGGATCGGAAGATCGTTTCGCTCAAGGTGGTGGAGGGGCCGGATATCGACGCTTATCTGGAATTTGGCGAAACCCAGATTTATATTGGCCGCCGGGAGAAGAACGAATTTATCCTGACGGATACGAAGGCATCGCGGCTTCATGCCTGGATTGCCTATGAGAATCACCGCCATGTGCTCTATGATGCGCAAAGCACCAATGGCACCTTTGTGAACGGTGAACCGGTGGAATCCCTGTGTCTGTGTGCCGGTGATGAGATCCAGATCGGGGAAACAGTGCTTATATACGAGGTGATTTGA
- the pepT gene encoding peptidase T encodes MDILVKRFKDYVSFDTQSDEDNDKACPSTPGQLVLAKHLAEELKEIGLSDVELDNHGYVMATLPANGMDEAPTVGFIAHVDTSPSASGKDIKPQIVKNYDGKDIVLNPEQNIVFSTKAFPEVLKYKGQDIMFTDGTTLLGADDKAGVTAIVSAMEYLVQHPEVKHGKIRVGFTPDEETGRSADLFDVKKFAADFAYTIDGGELGGLEYENFNAANPVITFHGISVHTGDAKGKMINALTMASEWQQMLPAGDQPEYTEGHEGFFHVYKLSGDVETCTMSMLIRDHNKEKFEQRKAYLDQMAAFFNQKYGEGRVEVKHHEVYFNMLEKIEDGNMYVVELAKEAMKAAGIEPDVQPIRGGTDGARLSFMGLPCPNIFTGGANFHGRFEYLPLESLKKAGETVLQIAVGAGKLNKK; translated from the coding sequence ATGGATATTTTGGTTAAGCGGTTCAAGGATTATGTAAGCTTTGATACCCAGTCTGACGAGGATAATGACAAAGCTTGCCCCAGTACGCCGGGACAGTTGGTGCTGGCAAAGCACTTGGCCGAGGAACTGAAGGAAATCGGGCTTAGCGACGTGGAACTCGATAATCATGGTTATGTGATGGCCACCTTGCCAGCCAACGGTATGGATGAGGCACCAACGGTGGGCTTTATCGCTCATGTGGACACCAGCCCATCGGCCTCCGGCAAGGATATCAAGCCGCAGATCGTCAAAAATTACGATGGCAAGGATATCGTGCTCAATCCGGAACAGAACATCGTGTTCTCCACCAAGGCCTTCCCGGAAGTGCTGAAGTACAAAGGTCAGGACATTATGTTCACCGATGGCACGACACTTTTGGGTGCCGATGACAAGGCTGGTGTGACGGCCATTGTCAGCGCCATGGAATATCTGGTACAGCATCCGGAAGTCAAGCATGGCAAGATCCGTGTTGGCTTTACGCCGGACGAGGAAACGGGGCGCAGTGCGGATCTCTTTGATGTGAAGAAGTTTGCGGCTGATTTTGCCTACACCATCGATGGCGGCGAACTGGGCGGCCTGGAGTATGAGAACTTCAATGCAGCCAATCCCGTAATCACCTTCCATGGTATCAGCGTCCATACCGGCGATGCCAAGGGCAAGATGATCAATGCCCTGACCATGGCCAGCGAATGGCAGCAGATGCTGCCGGCCGGGGATCAGCCGGAATACACGGAAGGTCACGAAGGCTTCTTCCATGTCTATAAGCTGAGCGGTGATGTGGAAACCTGTACCATGAGCATGCTGATCCGCGATCATAATAAGGAAAAGTTTGAGCAGCGCAAGGCATATCTCGATCAGATGGCAGCGTTCTTCAATCAGAAATATGGCGAAGGCCGTGTGGAAGTGAAGCATCATGAAGTGTACTTCAATATGCTGGAAAAGATTGAAGACGGCAATATGTACGTGGTAGAGCTGGCCAAAGAGGCGATGAAAGCCGCCGGTATTGAACCGGATGTGCAGCCAATCCGCGGCGGCACGGACGGTGCCCGTCTGTCCTTCATGGGACTGCCCTGCCCGAATATCTTCACGGGCGGCGCCAACTTCCATGGCCGCTTTGAATATCTGCCGCTGGAATCCCTGAAGAAAGCCGGGGAGACGGTACTGCAGATTGCCGTAGGCGCGGGCAAGTTGAACAAGAAGTAA